GGGCTGGCGTGCTCTATAGCGCCCACATCGTCACGACGATGATGGTGATGGCCCTGTTCTGCGCCGTGGCGGTGCTTGCCGGGCGGCCGGAACTGCTGAAGATGATCAATATCGAGCCGCTGATGAAGAACACGCCGGAAGTGCTGGTCGGCATCGTCACGCTTGGCCACCAGCTCGGCTACAACAACATCCTGCCGGTCTATGCCGCGCTGCTTTTGATGGCACCGGCCTTCGTCCTGTTCATCAGCTACAGGCCCGCCGTGGCACTTGCCGTGTCCGGTGCGCTGTGGCTCGTCGCCGGCATCTGGCAGATCGCCCCGCCCAACTATCCCGAGCCCGGCTTCTGGTTCCTGAACCCTCTGTCCTGGCAGTTCCTGTTCAACATCGGCGTGGCCGCCATGCTGCATGTCAGGCGCGGCGGTGTCATTCCGGTCAACCGCTGGCTGGTCGGCGCTGCCGCCGCCTATGTGCTGGCGGCACTGGTATGGGTGCACAGTCCGCTCTGGGGGCAGATAACGTGGTTCAACCTGCCCGTGGTGATCGGCGGCTTCGACAAGACCTTCCTGTCGCTGCCGCGGCTGGTGCACATCCTGGCGGTCAGCTATCTGATCGTCGTCTTGCCAGCGCTCTCCAACCTGTTCCGCACCAGCCCTGACCATCCGTTGGCGATATTGGGCAAACGCTCGCTGCCGGTCTTCATCGCCGGCACGGTGATCGCCATGGTCGCGCAGGTGATGAAACTGGTCAATCCGGGCGGGCTTGCCTATGACAGCCTGTTGCTATCAGCCGGCATCGCCATGCAGTTCGCGCTCGCCTTCTATCTCGAATGGCTGTCGACCATCGGCGGCTCCGGCAAGGCTCGCGTGACGCAAAAGGATGTCACGCCGGTGCGTGCGCCTTTCGGTATCTTCGCCGTGGCAAGGGCCAATCGCTGAGGGGAATGCGGTTCAGCCGCGCGGCGGAGCCGACGAGCCTCGCACGATCAGTTCGACCGGCAGTTGCTGCCGGCTGACCGGCCCGTCGCTCTCCAGGATCGCCCTGACGGCAAGGCGGCCCATCTCGGCAATCGGCTGGGCGATGGTGGTCAAGGGCGGCTCGGACACCGATGCTTCCGGAACACCATCGAACCCAACGACGGAAACATCGTCGGGGACGTTGAGCCCGCGCGCGCTCAGCCATTCGAGCGTCACCAAGGCTATCCTGTCCGACATCGCCAGGATGGCTGTCGGCGGGTGGTCGGAAGCGAAGATGGTTTCGAGCCCCGCCTTCGTGCTCGCCGCATCGTTGCTGGTCTCGTAGACGGGCACTTTGGACGCGTCGACGCCAACGCGGGAAAGCTCCTGGAGATAGCCGGTGAGCCGGTCGCGCGTCCCCGCATAAGTCGCGGCTCGAACCTGCTCGGGTGAAACAAGACCTGTTCTGCCGTCAGCGAAAGGCAGCGCCAGAACCGCGAAGCGGCGATGTCCGAGATCGGTGAGATGGCGCGCCGCCATGCTGGCGCCGGCGATGTTGTCGACACCGATCGCCGCGACGGACCCATCCTCGGAATCCAGGTCGAGCGCCACAAAGGGCAGTTTGCGCTCACGCGCCAATTCCACCAGGCGCGAACCGCCTTCGATGCAGAAGACGATAAAGCCGTCGACCAAGGCGCTCTGGATGTTCCATGCAAGCTGTTCGTTGTTGGCAGCCGAGACCAGGGAGATGCCGGCTCCGGTCGCATCGCAAGCCTGCGAGATGCCCGCCATCATGACGCGCGCAAAGGGATCGTCGAAGAAGTAGGAGAGGGGCTCGGCGGTGGCCACGCCAATGGCGTTTACCTTGCCGGCCCGCAGCAGCCGACCCTTTGGATCAGGCCCGCCGTAGCCCATCGCTTCGGCTGCTGCCCGAACCCGTTCGCGGACTTCTTCGCGCACGATCTCGGGGCGGCTGAAAACATTGGATGCGGTGCCGTGCGAAACGCCGGCCGCTTTGGCGATGTCGGCCAGCCGGACGGGTCTTCGGTTGCCTGCGGTGAGTGACGCCATTGTGCGTGCCTCCTGACATGCATTTAGCACGTTCCGGATTTGCAGCCAGTACTTTCGTTGGATCGATTCAAATTTCCCCTTGACTCAGCAAGGATTGCAAGTTTATGTTTGAATCGATCCAATCAAAGCGGATTCGCTTCTGTTTGATGGCTTTGAGTGGAGCGTTATGGCTCCCATCGGCTACCTGTTCGAAGACGTCTATCGCAACGATTGAAGCATCGGATCGACCGGCCACAATCCAGGCGCCGGGGTAGAACCGGCCTATGGATTCGCGACCTTCGCTTCCTGGTGGAGCGGAGGCGGAGCTGATCGGCTCAGCTTTCTGCGCCCATTGATTGGATCGATTCAATTCAATTCAAAGGGAAAAAAGCTATGCATCCCATCAAGCATCTGTTCGAAGACATCTACCGCGACTATTGGGGCATCGCGCCGGCCGCGGAACGGCCGGAGGCGCAACGCCGGACAAAGCCCGCAACGCGCAGTCGCGAGGTGGTGGCCCGCCACGAACGTCGTCGGGACTGAGCCTTTCCTGGTTCCCTAAGGACGTGGGCGCGTCAGGGCAGAAATTGCTATCCCCAGCCAGCCTGCGATGAGCAGTGTGCCGCCGATCGGCGCCGACATCGGAAACAGTCTCGATCCGAGGAAATCGCGGGCGAGGAGATCGCCGGCGAAAAGCAGGAGCCCGGCAAGCAGGGCGAAGCTGGCGATCCGCAGAAAGCGATTCGCGCCGATGAGGCCGATGGCCAGGAACACCGGCGCGTGCATCAAAAGGAATGACGCGGCCGTGCCGGTGAAGGCGCCGCCGCGATGCGCGGCCGCTGCCGACAGCGCCACGCCCGCCGCGCCGACGAGACCGCCGGCAAACACAAGCATACGGCTGCCGTTCGGATCGGCGAAGGTCATGTCGAGGCTCCTTCTTGCGGCGGGCCAGACCCGTCTCAGGGCTCGCCCGCCTCCAGCACCATATGCCGTGTCCGCCGCGACTGGACAATCCAGTTGTAGACGGCACCGCCGGCCATCAGCACCGATGTTCCGAGAAACACCGCCCGCATGCCGAAGTGACCGCCCACGAAGCCACCGGACAGCGGCCCCGCGACCTGCCCGACATATTGTGCCGAAATCGCCAGGCCAAGCACGTTGCCGCCCACGCCATCGGGGATGTTGTGGCGAATGACGCTGGTGATGCAGGGCAGCAGGCCGCCGAGCGCCAGGCCCATCAGGAAACGCAGACCGATCAATTGCCAGCCATCGGTGACGAAGGCCTGCGGAATGAGCAGCAGGGCCGAGACGGCCAACGCTCCCACGACGACATTCCAATGGCCGACACGGTCGGCAAGCTTGCCAAGCCACGACGCGGACAGGATCGTCCCAAGGGCCGCCGCCGACATCACCACGCCGGCGACCATCGTGACGCGGCTCTGATCCTCGATGAGCTGCTGGACATAGACAGTGATGATCGGCTCGATCGACATGTTGGCGAAGGCAAGCAGCATGCCGGTCGCCAGCATGGCCACCACCGGGCGTTTGTCCGGGATCTGCGACCAGCCGCTTTTCGGCTTTGTGCCCGACGCCGACTTGGCGGGCTTCGGGCGCGGGTTCTCCTTGATCAGGAAGGTCGTCGCCAGGAAGGCAAGGAAGATAACGCCGCCGGACAACAGGAAGGTGGCGCGAATGCCGATCACCGGCGGCAACGCGCCTCCGAGCAGGGGGCCGACCAGCGAGCCTGCCGTGATCCCGGCCGACAGGACGCCCAGCGCCCAGCCGGAGCGGTCCTTGGGTGTCTGCATGGCCACCAGAATGGTCGAACCGGAGGAATAGCCGCCAGCAAAGCCGATCAGCAGGCGCAGCAACACCAATTGCCAGACCGTCTCGACCATGCCCGTCAATGACATGCAGATCGCCATGCCGAAGCTGGCGCGCACCAGCATCACCTTGCGGCCATAGCGGTCGCCCAGCCGGCCCCACAACGGCGCGACAAGGGCGGCGGCGAAAAAGGTGGCGCCATAGGCGATGCCGGACCACTGCACGATCGCCGCATGGCCCTGTGCGCCGAGCTGTTCGACGTAAAGCGGCAGGAAGGGCAAAAGCAGAGTCATGGCGATGAGCGTGCTGAACGAGCCCGCGAAACAGACGGCAAGATTGCGCCGCCAGTGGATGCTGTAACCGCTTTGTTGAGCGTCTTCCTGTGTCATGACCTGCCTGTTCGGTATCAGCACTTGTTGCGGATACCATTTTGGGATACCAACCCGGTATCCGTCATGAACGCCAACCCGGCCGCTGTCAATGCGGCTTCAGAAAAGGGCAGCGCGATGTCGCAAATGCAGAATGTCGAACGACAGTTGCGCGAAATGATCCTGGGGCTCGAGATCGGTCCCGGCGAGAAATTGACCGAGCGATGGGTCGAAGGCCGCTTCGGCGCCTCGCGCACGCCGGTCAGGGCAGCACTGCTGCGGCTGGAGACCGAGGGTCTTGTCGGCAGGGACGGGCGCGGCTGGACGGTCTCGCCCATCAACCTGGCCGAGCTTGAGCAGATCGCGGTCTATCGCGAAGCGGTCGAGGTCGCGGCCCTGAGGCTGACATGCGCGCACGACGAAAGGAGCGCCCTCGACGTCATCGAGGCGATGCTCGATTCCTGCGACGAAAACACGCCGCGCGAGGAATGGCACCGTGTCGGCATGGATTTTCACATCGAGCTGGCGCGGCTGTCGGGCAACGAATTCCTGTTCAGGGCGGTGCGCGATGCCATGACGCGCCTGTCGCGTGCTCGCTGGCTGGAGGTGCGCGACGAAGCAGCCCTTGGCCGCGCCTGGGCCGAACATCGCGCCATTCTGGCGGCAACACGGCTTGGCGACGCCGATGAAGCGGCGCGCCGGCTTTCAGCCCACATCATCGGCAGCCGCGACCGGCTGGTGGCGTCGCTTGCCAACGATCGGCGCGGTCTTCGCGCCAGGGGATTTGCAGTCGTCGCCGCTTAGCGGCCTGACCGGCAGGGCACTCGCCGGGCAAAAAGCGATGTCCGGACGCGGAGTGCACTTTCGGCCTCGCTTCATGGGCGCCGATGGCGTAAGAGCGGCGATGGAAAACAACCGATTTGAAACGCCGGTGACCGTCAAGTCCGTCACCGCAGGAAGCACTCAGCTCTTGCGTTCGGCGAGGGAGGCTTCCGATTACCTCCTCAACAGCTGGCCCGGCAAGCGCAGTCCCAAGCATCGCGCGGCACTTCAGGCCTGCCACGACGCACTGGCCGGCGACAAGCCGGCCATGAATGCCCGGCGCGCCTTCATCGCCGCGGCGCGTGAAGTGGATGTATTCATCAGCGACAAGGCGCCCGCCTGACGCGGCGCGACATGCGTTAAGACGGAGCCGGCAATCGCGGGCCTGTTGCCGTCATTCCCCTGTGTCGGCTTCGACTTTGGCCTCGGGCTTCGACCGCTCCCGCGCGGCAACCTTGGCCGCCAGCTTCTCGGCCTTTTTGGCCGCTTTCTGCCGGTCGCGCTCCTTGCGTTCCTGATCGTAGTTCGGTGCTCGCGCCATATCGGCTCCCTTTGACCTGCCTTGCGGCTCTGAACCTGCCTAGGAGCATTAGCCGTCAAACACAACAGCTGAAACGACAGCGCGTGGGTTCTGACGTCGAAGATATGCCGGGGCCTTGCCAGATGGGCGCCACAATGATGTAGGAAACGCCAGGGCGCCAGCGTCTTGAGAGCTGCCCGTTTGATCAAGTGAACCATGGCCACAATTGCGCGGACGTCGGCAAAGGTCTTCTATTATGCGCGAAATTTTGTGCGCGATGTCGTTCCGCAAGCATTGTTCCGACGCAGGTTGGGCATTCGCCTGGAAAAGGCGAGGCTTTCCGAAGAGGCGGCGCGCCGGCGGTTGAACTACTACAACAAGCTGCAGGATGGTTTCACGCCAAGCGCGAATGCCGTGCGCGTCGGCAAGCTGCCCTTCACGCCGACCATGTACTATTACGACCTGAAGGAATTTGCCCGCTACTTCGATCCCGGATTGCTCATCGACCTGGAGTTCGGCGACGTCAGGAATGTGCCGAAGGTGCCGTCGATCGTGAAGGACCGGCCGATCCGTGATGATAACAAGAACGCGGTCATAATGAAGCTCGACAAGTTTCGTCACTTCCAGATGCCGGCCGACGCCATTTCGTTTACCGACAAGCTGCCTGCGGTGGTCTGGCGCGGCGATCTCAACAATCCGATCAGGACAAGATTTCTGAAAGCTGTGTGCGCGCTGTCGTTCTGCGATGCCGGCTCGCACAAGCCGAACGCTCCGGCCGAATACGCCAAGCCCTTTCTCAGCATCAGCCAGCAGCAGCGCTATCGCTACATCGTCTCGCTCGAAGGCAATGACGTGGCGACCAATCTCAAATGGATCATGAACTCGAGGTCGCTCTGCCTGATGCCGCCGCCGACCTATGAGACGTGGTTCGCGGAGCGGCTGCTCGAGCCCAATGTCCATTATGTACCGCTTGAAGCGGATTTCTCGAACCTGGCCGAACATGTGGCCTATTTCGAACGGCACCCGGCGAAGGCCGAGCGCATCATCGCGGCCGCGAACGCCTATTGCCGGATATTCGACAACGAACAGACGGAGCAGGCGATCTCGCTGCTGGTGCTCTACAAATATTTCGTGCTCAGCGGCCAGATCAAGCCCGATGCCGAGGTCTGGCGTTACATAACGGGCTAGTCGCCGGCGACATTTGGCGTCGGCGCCATTGGTCTCGCGTTTGGATGACACCGGGTTGCGAAATGCCTGGCACAATGGCGTGTGAGCATGGCGCGGGAACTATCTCGGGCTGCCGGGTGTCTTGGTCGCGTTTGTCCTGATATCAACGTGGTACGATGGCCACCATAAAACGAACGACGCAGAAGGTTTTCTACTATGCGCGAAACGTCATGCGCGATATCGCCCCCCAGGTCCTCTTCCGACGACGGCTGGCGGCCCGCCTGGAGCAGGCCAGGCTCTCGGATGAGGCCGTGCACCGGCGGTTGAATGACTACAATAAGTTGCAGGGCACCTTTATGCCAAGCCCGGATGCGGTGCGCATCGACAAGATGCCGTTTGAGCCGAGCATGTACTATTACGACCTGAAGGAGTTCGCCCGTTATTTCGATCGGGCATTGCTCCTCGACCTGGAGTTTGGCGACGTCAGGCATGTGCCGAAGGTGCCGACACTCGTCAAGGATCGGCCGATCCGCGCCGACAACAGCAACGCGGTCATCCTGAAGTTCAACAAGTTCCGCCACTTTTACATGCCGGACGACGCGGTCGCCTTTGCCGACAAGCTGCCGGTCGTGATCTGGCGCGGCGATCTCAACAATCCGATCAGGACACGGTTTCTGGACGCAGCGCGCGACCTGCCTTTCTGCGACGTGGGTTCGCACAAGCGAAGTGCTCCGGCCGAATACAGCAAGCCCTTTCTCAGCATCAGCCAGCATCTGCGCTACCGCTATATCGTCTCGCTCGAGGGCAATGACGTGGCGACCAACCTCAAATGGATCATGAATTCGAACTCGCTCTGCCTGATGCCGCCGCCGACCTACGAGACATGGTTCGCGGAGAGCCAACTCGAAGCCAATGTCCACTATGTGCCACTCGATCCGGATTTCGCCGATCTCGGCGAAAAGGTGCGCTATTTCGAAGCGCACCCGGCGGCGGCGGAGCGCATCATCGCCGCAGCCAACGCCTATTGCCGCAAATTTTCCAATGAGCGAGACGAGCAGGCGATCTCCCTGCTCGTGCTCTACAAATATTTCGTGCTCAGCGGTCAGATCGAACCCGACCCCGAACTCTGGCGGTTCATCGAAGGTTAGGCGTCACGCGCCTTCGGTCAGCCGCAGTGGCTGCAATCACGCCTGAGTTGCAATAAAACCGTCACTGCCGGCCTATATTGAAGTCGGCTCAGGTGTTTCCATCAAGGCCGCTGGGCCAGCAATGGGAACACCGTCCGGAACCGACAGGGTTTGCAAGCGGAGCAGCTGACATGACCGAGCTAAAACAGAATTCTCCCGCCAAGGACTGGCTCGAAGCCGAGCTCGCCGATACGCTCGACGAAGATTATGAACTCGAAATGTCGGAGCCGGCGCTGTCGATGGAGATCGCCAAGATCTACAAGAATTCGCATCCGCCTTCGATCGATCGCATGCAGTATTTTCGCGACCTGATCACCCTGCAGTCCGAATTGATCAAACTCCAGTCCTGGGTCGCCTATCACAAGAAGAAGCTGGTGGTGATTTTCGAGGGCCGTGACTCCGCTGGCAAGGGTGGCGTCATCAAGCGCATCACCCAGCGGCTCAATCCGCGCATCTGCCGCGTCGTGGCATTGCCGGCGCCGACCGAGCGCGAGAAGTCGCAATGGTATTTCCAGCGTTATGTCCCGCATCTGCCGGCGGGCGGCGAGATCGTGCTGTTCGACCGCTCCTGGTACAACCGGTCCGGCGTCGAACGGGTGATGGGCTTTGCTTCGCACGAGCAGGTCGAGGAGTTCTTCCATGACGTGCCGGAGTTCGAGCGCATGCTGGTGCGCTCGGGCATCACCGTGGTCAAATACTGGTTCTCGATCACCGATGAGGAACAGCAGATGCGCTTCCTGATGCGCATCCACGATCCGATGAAGCAGTGGAAGCTGTCGCCCATGGATCTCCAGTCGCGTGTGCGCTGGGAGCAATACACCAAGGCCAAGGAAGAAACCTTCGCCCGCACCAACATTCCCGAAGCGCCCTGGTTCATCGTCGAGGGCAACGACAAGAAGCGCGCGCGGCTCAACTGCATCGATCATCTTTTGAAGCAGATGCCGTATGAAGATGTGCCGCACGAGGAGATCACACTGCCCGAGCGCGTGTTCAACCCGGAATACGAGCGCCAGGTTCTGCCGCGAGAACTTTATGTGCCGGAGAAATATTGAGGCGCATTTCCGTCTCTCCCCGCATAGTGACGGAGAGAAAGAGGCTTGCACCTGCGGGTTTCGCCAATGACCGGAGTTGCGGCTATGCCCGTTTGATGACCACATGCATGGCGTGCGGCGAAGCGACCTGTTCGCTGCATTGATAGCCGAGTTTCGGCATGTCGAGGCCGGCCAGAAGGTTTTCGCCTGCGCCGATCAGCACGGGCGAGATCGCCAGATGCATCTCGTCGATAAGTTTCTGCTCCAGATATTGCCTGATTGTCGCGACGCCGCCACCGACTCGCACATCCTTTCCATCAGCCGCAGCCTTCGCTTGCTCAAGCGCCGAATGGATACCCTCGGTGACGAAGTAAAAGGTCGTGCCGCCTTCCATGACGACGGGCTCACGCGCATGGTGGGTCAGCACGAAGACCGGCACGTGATAGGGCGGGTTGTCGCCCCACCAGCCCTTCCAGCTCTCGTCCTTCCAGGGGCCGCGGATGGGTCCGAACATGTTGCGGCCCAGGATCCAGGCGCCGACATTTTCGAAGCTGCGCGCGGCGAAATCCTCGTCGACGCCGGTGGCGCCGCCTTCCTCGC
The genomic region above belongs to Mesorhizobium sp. B4-1-4 and contains:
- a CDS encoding glycosyl transferase family 90, which produces MATIKRTTQKVFYYARNVMRDIAPQVLFRRRLAARLEQARLSDEAVHRRLNDYNKLQGTFMPSPDAVRIDKMPFEPSMYYYDLKEFARYFDRALLLDLEFGDVRHVPKVPTLVKDRPIRADNSNAVILKFNKFRHFYMPDDAVAFADKLPVVIWRGDLNNPIRTRFLDAARDLPFCDVGSHKRSAPAEYSKPFLSISQHLRYRYIVSLEGNDVATNLKWIMNSNSLCLMPPPTYETWFAESQLEANVHYVPLDPDFADLGEKVRYFEAHPAAAERIIAAANAYCRKFSNERDEQAISLLVLYKYFVLSGQIEPDPELWRFIEG
- a CDS encoding OpgC family protein, translated to MTTPVSPERDTRIDVLRALALLTIFIDHVPGTAFETLTYKNFGFSDAAEGFVLISGISVALAYGTKFRPGGRLLATLKMWRRAGVLYSAHIVTTMMVMALFCAVAVLAGRPELLKMINIEPLMKNTPEVLVGIVTLGHQLGYNNILPVYAALLLMAPAFVLFISYRPAVALAVSGALWLVAGIWQIAPPNYPEPGFWFLNPLSWQFLFNIGVAAMLHVRRGGVIPVNRWLVGAAAAYVLAALVWVHSPLWGQITWFNLPVVIGGFDKTFLSLPRLVHILAVSYLIVVLPALSNLFRTSPDHPLAILGKRSLPVFIAGTVIAMVAQVMKLVNPGGLAYDSLLLSAGIAMQFALAFYLEWLSTIGGSGKARVTQKDVTPVRAPFGIFAVARANR
- a CDS encoding glycosyl transferase family 90; its protein translation is MATIARTSAKVFYYARNFVRDVVPQALFRRRLGIRLEKARLSEEAARRRLNYYNKLQDGFTPSANAVRVGKLPFTPTMYYYDLKEFARYFDPGLLIDLEFGDVRNVPKVPSIVKDRPIRDDNKNAVIMKLDKFRHFQMPADAISFTDKLPAVVWRGDLNNPIRTRFLKAVCALSFCDAGSHKPNAPAEYAKPFLSISQQQRYRYIVSLEGNDVATNLKWIMNSRSLCLMPPPTYETWFAERLLEPNVHYVPLEADFSNLAEHVAYFERHPAKAERIIAAANAYCRIFDNEQTEQAISLLVLYKYFVLSGQIKPDAEVWRYITG
- a CDS encoding DUF423 domain-containing protein yields the protein MTFADPNGSRMLVFAGGLVGAAGVALSAAAAHRGGAFTGTAASFLLMHAPVFLAIGLIGANRFLRIASFALLAGLLLFAGDLLARDFLGSRLFPMSAPIGGTLLIAGWLGIAISALTRPRP
- a CDS encoding multidrug efflux MFS transporter; protein product: MTQEDAQQSGYSIHWRRNLAVCFAGSFSTLIAMTLLLPFLPLYVEQLGAQGHAAIVQWSGIAYGATFFAAALVAPLWGRLGDRYGRKVMLVRASFGMAICMSLTGMVETVWQLVLLRLLIGFAGGYSSGSTILVAMQTPKDRSGWALGVLSAGITAGSLVGPLLGGALPPVIGIRATFLLSGGVIFLAFLATTFLIKENPRPKPAKSASGTKPKSGWSQIPDKRPVVAMLATGMLLAFANMSIEPIITVYVQQLIEDQSRVTMVAGVVMSAAALGTILSASWLGKLADRVGHWNVVVGALAVSALLLIPQAFVTDGWQLIGLRFLMGLALGGLLPCITSVIRHNIPDGVGGNVLGLAISAQYVGQVAGPLSGGFVGGHFGMRAVFLGTSVLMAGGAVYNWIVQSRRTRHMVLEAGEP
- a CDS encoding dihydrofolate reductase family protein, with the translated sequence MSKLRVNAFSLSLDGFGAGPSQDLENPLGVGGKSLHKWAFTTRTFRKMFGEEGGATGVDEDFAARSFENVGAWILGRNMFGPIRGPWKDESWKGWWGDNPPYHVPVFVLTHHAREPVVMEGGTTFYFVTEGIHSALEQAKAAADGKDVRVGGGVATIRQYLEQKLIDEMHLAISPVLIGAGENLLAGLDMPKLGYQCSEQVASPHAMHVVIKRA
- the ppk2 gene encoding polyphosphate kinase 2, which translates into the protein MTELKQNSPAKDWLEAELADTLDEDYELEMSEPALSMEIAKIYKNSHPPSIDRMQYFRDLITLQSELIKLQSWVAYHKKKLVVIFEGRDSAGKGGVIKRITQRLNPRICRVVALPAPTEREKSQWYFQRYVPHLPAGGEIVLFDRSWYNRSGVERVMGFASHEQVEEFFHDVPEFERMLVRSGITVVKYWFSITDEEQQMRFLMRIHDPMKQWKLSPMDLQSRVRWEQYTKAKEETFARTNIPEAPWFIVEGNDKKRARLNCIDHLLKQMPYEDVPHEEITLPERVFNPEYERQVLPRELYVPEKY
- a CDS encoding DUF982 domain-containing protein, with the protein product MENNRFETPVTVKSVTAGSTQLLRSAREASDYLLNSWPGKRSPKHRAALQACHDALAGDKPAMNARRAFIAAAREVDVFISDKAPA
- a CDS encoding GntR family transcriptional regulator translates to MSQMQNVERQLREMILGLEIGPGEKLTERWVEGRFGASRTPVRAALLRLETEGLVGRDGRGWTVSPINLAELEQIAVYREAVEVAALRLTCAHDERSALDVIEAMLDSCDENTPREEWHRVGMDFHIELARLSGNEFLFRAVRDAMTRLSRARWLEVRDEAALGRAWAEHRAILAATRLGDADEAARRLSAHIIGSRDRLVASLANDRRGLRARGFAVVAA
- a CDS encoding substrate-binding domain-containing protein — protein: MASLTAGNRRPVRLADIAKAAGVSHGTASNVFSRPEIVREEVRERVRAAAEAMGYGGPDPKGRLLRAGKVNAIGVATAEPLSYFFDDPFARVMMAGISQACDATGAGISLVSAANNEQLAWNIQSALVDGFIVFCIEGGSRLVELARERKLPFVALDLDSEDGSVAAIGVDNIAGASMAARHLTDLGHRRFAVLALPFADGRTGLVSPEQVRAATYAGTRDRLTGYLQELSRVGVDASKVPVYETSNDAASTKAGLETIFASDHPPTAILAMSDRIALVTLEWLSARGLNVPDDVSVVGFDGVPEASVSEPPLTTIAQPIAEMGRLAVRAILESDGPVSRQQLPVELIVRGSSAPPRG